A part of Cystobacter ferrugineus genomic DNA contains:
- a CDS encoding LPS-assembly protein LptD produces MSLLMPVAAVLLVSAQLPLSTQLQLPTGETAELAADYVFYEREQRVLTARGHAVLSSGSVVLRADEVSYDQAHETAVARGNVMLVNGLMAAVADELTVDLESSEASVQGGLFMEKRGVTPQQLLQAQTPQELRDLGETPVLMSGRRIKRTGDNVYQVEGIALAPCLCGESVPSWRVEASSARVEMGQYASLTLPVVFVRSVPVLAVPWLYLPLSERQSGLLFPRPTSSAISGFGLELPVFITLGRSYDLTLTPGFNLGGGEVDVTRTIGNESITRQEPQNYGVRGPRLLTEFRYAPAVGTEGRVTLGLLYDLQPVRNPVSAGFFLSDTGELIRTPRGLRGEASLQHRQDLGGGWYDRIEAFAISDGFYTRDFTADVVARAAQYLSSSGVIYRRGEDQWVGLEVGLRQDIRWGYDLFGRSMVPPGASTPTTITAAPRTFQKLPTLSWVLAERPLGGSRLMGGMRVEFTRLSPLTSLFGDEGLDGHFESDGHWTLPGGTVREPDVAQGNGVFDGADREARDRVDLLPRLSTSFALGSFARLSPALSVRQDFFLGEVTGRAAQRGYPILDLVLDSRLGRTFALGGVSLLHSIEPSITLRYVPTVWGDLPSPGAMPGSPGQPYDEIDAALPSTPEGVARRFLHAVVELNQTLHSRGGSSREELLRLSVGQGFDLSRFAPTLGSGLSGNGEALARDTFGRLSARLGRFSGTGMLRYDPNSRQITQLSADFRVDVPQANIYARYDDLLAEGSDRLRRSLDALVGPAPKNVQRAQFLTAGTQANFGFGLGLRYEALLQPQTRSESPLLQQTFGVSYGPACNCWRVEGLARLARGQACPEFGLNLTVTGIGTFGTGG; encoded by the coding sequence ATGAGCCTGCTGATGCCGGTGGCGGCCGTGCTGCTCGTCTCGGCACAGCTTCCCCTGTCCACCCAACTGCAACTGCCCACGGGCGAGACCGCGGAGCTGGCGGCCGACTACGTGTTCTACGAGCGGGAGCAGCGGGTGCTCACCGCGCGCGGACACGCCGTGCTCAGCTCCGGCTCCGTCGTGCTGCGCGCCGACGAGGTCTCCTACGATCAGGCCCACGAGACGGCCGTGGCCCGGGGCAACGTCATGCTCGTCAACGGGCTGATGGCGGCCGTGGCGGACGAGCTCACCGTGGACCTCGAGTCCTCCGAGGCCAGCGTCCAGGGGGGCCTCTTCATGGAGAAGCGGGGCGTCACGCCTCAGCAGCTTCTCCAGGCCCAGACGCCCCAGGAGTTGCGTGACCTGGGCGAGACGCCCGTGTTGATGAGCGGCAGGCGCATCAAGCGCACCGGTGACAACGTCTACCAGGTGGAGGGCATCGCCCTGGCCCCGTGCTTGTGCGGGGAGAGCGTGCCGAGCTGGCGCGTGGAGGCCAGCAGCGCCCGCGTGGAGATGGGCCAGTATGCCTCGCTCACCTTGCCCGTGGTGTTCGTGCGCTCGGTTCCGGTGCTCGCGGTGCCCTGGTTGTACCTGCCCCTGTCCGAGCGCCAATCGGGCCTGCTCTTTCCCCGGCCCACGTCGAGTGCCATCTCCGGTTTCGGCCTGGAGCTGCCGGTGTTCATCACGCTTGGCCGGAGCTACGACCTCACCCTCACGCCGGGCTTCAACCTGGGCGGTGGCGAGGTGGACGTCACTCGGACCATCGGCAACGAGAGCATCACCCGCCAGGAGCCACAGAACTACGGCGTCCGCGGCCCGCGTCTGCTCACCGAGTTCCGCTACGCGCCCGCCGTGGGAACCGAGGGTCGTGTCACCCTCGGCCTGCTCTACGATCTGCAGCCCGTGCGCAACCCCGTGTCGGCGGGCTTCTTCCTCTCGGACACGGGGGAACTCATCCGCACGCCGCGGGGGCTGCGGGGCGAGGCGTCCCTGCAACACCGTCAGGACCTGGGCGGCGGGTGGTACGACCGCATCGAGGCCTTCGCCATCTCCGACGGCTTCTACACGCGAGACTTCACCGCCGACGTCGTGGCCCGCGCGGCCCAGTACCTGAGCAGCTCCGGCGTCATCTACCGCCGGGGCGAGGACCAGTGGGTGGGCCTGGAAGTGGGCCTGCGCCAGGACATCCGCTGGGGCTACGATCTCTTCGGGCGCTCCATGGTGCCCCCCGGGGCTTCGACCCCCACGACCATCACCGCCGCGCCTCGCACCTTCCAGAAGCTGCCCACCCTGAGCTGGGTGCTCGCCGAACGCCCGCTGGGGGGCAGCCGTCTCATGGGGGGAATGCGGGTGGAGTTCACCCGGCTCTCTCCCCTGACCTCCCTCTTCGGTGACGAGGGCCTGGATGGCCACTTCGAGTCCGATGGCCACTGGACGCTGCCGGGGGGCACCGTGCGCGAGCCCGACGTGGCTCAGGGCAATGGTGTCTTCGATGGTGCCGATCGCGAGGCGCGCGACCGCGTGGATCTGCTTCCTCGCCTGTCCACTTCCTTCGCCCTCGGCTCCTTCGCACGGCTGTCTCCCGCGCTCTCCGTGCGTCAGGACTTCTTCCTGGGCGAGGTGACGGGACGCGCCGCGCAGCGCGGCTACCCCATCCTGGACCTCGTGCTGGACTCGCGCCTCGGACGCACCTTCGCGCTGGGCGGTGTCTCACTGCTCCACTCGATCGAGCCGTCCATCACCCTGCGCTACGTGCCCACCGTCTGGGGAGACCTGCCCTCACCGGGAGCCATGCCTGGCAGCCCGGGGCAACCCTACGATGAGATCGACGCCGCGCTGCCCTCGACCCCGGAGGGCGTGGCGCGTCGCTTCCTCCATGCCGTGGTGGAGCTGAACCAGACCCTTCACTCCCGCGGAGGTTCCTCCCGTGAGGAGCTCCTCCGTCTGAGCGTGGGGCAGGGCTTCGACCTGTCCCGATTCGCTCCCACGTTGGGCAGTGGCCTGTCCGGCAACGGCGAAGCGCTCGCACGGGACACCTTTGGCCGCCTCAGCGCCCGGTTGGGTCGATTCAGTGGCACGGGGATGCTGCGCTACGACCCGAACTCCCGGCAAATCACTCAACTCAGCGCGGATTTCCGGGTGGATGTGCCCCAGGCCAACATCTATGCCCGGTATGACGACCTGCTGGCCGAGGGCTCGGATCGCCTGCGCCGTAGCCTGGATGCCCTGGTAGGGCCTGCGCCGAAGAACGTCCAGCGAGCACAGTTCCTCACAGCGGGCACCCAGGCGAACTTCGGTTTTGGACTTGGACTGAGGTACGAGGCCCTCCTGCAGCCACAAACACGCAGCGAGTCCCCTCTCCTACAGCAGACATTTGGTGTATCCTACGGACCGGCGTGTAACTGCTGGCGTGTCGAAGGACTGGCCAGGCTCGCGAGGGGGCAAGCATGCCCCGAGTTCGGTCTGAACCTCACCGTGACCGGAATCGGGACGTTTGGGACTGGGGGTTGA
- a CDS encoding enoyl-CoA hydratase/isomerase family protein — protein sequence MEAGESVVRYEAEGGQARLIIHRERARNALSPEVVHGLLEALTRAEADPAVRVVVLTGAGERVFCAGGDLGQLGGEGGFLATHEGRRAYGQLLLRLQDVRKPTVARVNGHALAGGLGLVLACDLAVAAEHAELGTPEIDVGLFPMMMMALLHRHVGRKRALEMVLTGERLSARDALALGLLNRVVPAEGLDTAMAELVGKLAGKSQAVLALGRRAFFTAEDLPLPAALEYLSSQLSLNVLAEDAAEGISAFREKRPPKWNDR from the coding sequence ATGGAAGCAGGAGAGTCCGTCGTCCGGTACGAAGCCGAAGGTGGGCAAGCGCGTCTGATCATCCACCGGGAGCGGGCGCGCAACGCGCTCTCTCCCGAGGTGGTGCACGGCCTGCTCGAGGCACTCACGCGCGCCGAGGCGGATCCCGCGGTGCGCGTGGTGGTGCTCACGGGCGCGGGCGAGCGGGTGTTCTGCGCCGGGGGAGATCTCGGGCAGCTCGGTGGGGAAGGGGGCTTTCTCGCCACGCACGAGGGCCGCCGCGCCTACGGCCAGTTGCTGCTGCGGCTGCAGGACGTGCGCAAGCCCACGGTGGCGCGTGTCAACGGGCATGCGCTCGCGGGGGGCCTGGGGCTGGTGCTCGCGTGTGACCTGGCCGTGGCCGCCGAGCACGCCGAGCTGGGCACGCCGGAGATCGACGTGGGGCTCTTCCCCATGATGATGATGGCGCTGCTGCACCGGCACGTGGGCCGCAAGCGCGCCCTGGAGATGGTGCTCACGGGCGAGCGGCTGTCGGCGCGCGACGCGCTGGCCCTGGGCTTGCTCAACCGGGTGGTGCCCGCGGAGGGACTGGACACCGCGATGGCCGAGCTGGTGGGCAAGCTCGCCGGCAAGAGCCAGGCGGTGCTGGCCCTGGGACGCCGGGCCTTCTTCACCGCCGAGGATCTGCCCCTGCCCGCCGCGCTGGAGTACCTGTCCTCGCAGCTCTCGCTCAACGTGCTCGCCGAGGACGCCGCCGAGGGCATCAGCGCGTTTCGCGAGAAGCGCCCCCCGAAGTGGAACGATCGCTAG
- a CDS encoding adenylate/guanylate cyclase domain-containing protein, with the protein MRSLPIYSTGLRFLQRLGYSLLQATLFGTILGLLVYYRVPRAQLSEEAPPLALLARPASWLQAAENVTYDWRARSLGARGSRSDRVVVVALDDETLAEARQDEHAGIASYPWSREILGGLTQRLLDEGAELVLLDVPLPERSPRAPFSLGAPGQEERDDDRVFRALLDQVPGKSVLAFSWSADRGVPPGSRLWPYRVRLGTSPTEAEARGRVQKILADQRPAFLMPGKGGVEVWAGVASEQEGQRVALEQGVREPPRIQERRVSDDVYRVGPLELFISLAEVKVEGLDVSQLSEVRQVEHPVAPLLGTASLYGSITLPADPDGVVRAVPHLVSYRSRDGNRHVLPSMPLVAAMYQANTRELRYADGRLYVGERFSLPMDESGFSLIRWDAAEVGRGARGSVARAIPAWNVLLNFFAVREGVPPRAAHDIDGRLIVFSNTSRRAMNFLHTPIGERTPAGAVLAQSLVNLLQSESLSRATRRWDLGLTLGMALLGAFVALTVNRGLRSSRDVLLYLFVMAAVGVGYGVGAWYVFVNRLLWVAMVGPLLAMGLTFLFTIVQASRSEQQLRHFITDVLGRYVSPEVARLVTRDLRQLTRPELREVTVFFCDLDGFSRLSGALPPERLVQFLNEYLTEVTDVVRATRGQVDKYMGDAVMAFWGAPVRTERHAHHACEAALVVRSTLLARQEYWTKTYGHAVQCRIGIDSGEVLVGGMGSALESKYSVLGRSVKFSMYLEGLNRGYGTFVLVGDGVARLAQDGYVFREVDRVRPKGRTESTRLHELVGRKGEVQAAAQAHLSLHEQALTAYHERRFDEALALFSRSVEEFQDPVARVYIERCRAFVQKRPAEDWDGVFVLEGP; encoded by the coding sequence GTGCGCAGCCTTCCCATCTACTCCACCGGCCTCCGCTTCCTGCAACGGCTCGGCTATTCGCTCCTGCAGGCCACGCTCTTCGGCACCATCCTCGGGCTGCTCGTCTACTACCGCGTGCCCCGCGCGCAGCTCTCCGAGGAGGCCCCGCCGCTCGCGCTGCTCGCGCGCCCGGCGTCGTGGCTCCAGGCCGCGGAGAACGTCACCTATGACTGGCGCGCGCGCTCGCTGGGCGCGCGGGGCTCGCGCTCGGATCGCGTGGTGGTGGTGGCGCTCGACGACGAGACGCTCGCCGAGGCGCGCCAGGACGAGCACGCGGGCATCGCCTCCTATCCCTGGTCCCGGGAGATCCTCGGGGGCCTGACGCAGCGGCTGCTCGACGAGGGCGCCGAGCTGGTGCTGCTCGATGTCCCCCTCCCGGAGCGCAGCCCCCGCGCCCCCTTTTCGCTGGGCGCTCCGGGCCAGGAGGAGCGCGACGATGATCGGGTGTTCCGCGCGCTCCTGGATCAGGTCCCCGGGAAGTCGGTGCTGGCCTTCTCCTGGTCCGCGGATCGGGGCGTGCCGCCGGGCAGCCGGCTGTGGCCGTACCGCGTCCGGCTCGGCACCTCGCCCACCGAGGCGGAGGCGCGGGGCCGGGTGCAGAAGATCCTCGCGGATCAGCGCCCGGCGTTCCTCATGCCCGGCAAGGGCGGGGTGGAAGTGTGGGCGGGCGTGGCCAGCGAGCAGGAGGGCCAGCGGGTGGCGCTGGAGCAGGGCGTGCGCGAGCCCCCGCGCATCCAGGAGCGGCGCGTCTCCGACGACGTGTACCGGGTGGGGCCGCTCGAGCTCTTCATCTCGCTCGCCGAGGTGAAGGTGGAGGGGCTGGACGTGTCGCAGCTGTCGGAGGTGCGGCAGGTGGAGCACCCGGTGGCGCCGCTGTTGGGCACGGCGAGCCTCTATGGCTCCATCACCCTGCCGGCGGACCCGGATGGGGTGGTGCGGGCCGTGCCTCACCTGGTGAGCTACCGCAGCCGGGACGGCAACCGGCACGTGTTGCCCTCCATGCCCCTGGTGGCGGCGATGTACCAGGCGAACACGCGCGAGCTGCGCTACGCGGACGGGCGGCTGTACGTGGGCGAGCGCTTCTCTCTGCCCATGGACGAGTCCGGCTTCAGCCTCATCCGCTGGGACGCGGCGGAGGTGGGGCGCGGCGCGCGGGGCTCGGTGGCCCGGGCCATTCCCGCGTGGAACGTGCTGCTCAACTTCTTCGCCGTGCGCGAGGGCGTGCCGCCGCGCGCCGCCCACGACATCGACGGCCGGCTCATCGTCTTCAGCAACACCTCGCGCCGGGCCATGAACTTCCTGCACACCCCCATCGGCGAGCGCACCCCCGCGGGCGCGGTGCTCGCGCAGTCGCTGGTGAACCTGTTGCAGTCCGAGAGCCTCTCGCGCGCCACGCGGCGGTGGGATCTGGGGTTGACGCTCGGCATGGCGCTGCTGGGCGCCTTCGTCGCGCTCACCGTCAACCGGGGCCTGCGCTCCTCCAGGGACGTGCTCCTGTACCTGTTCGTCATGGCGGCGGTGGGGGTGGGCTATGGCGTGGGGGCCTGGTACGTCTTCGTCAACCGGCTCCTGTGGGTGGCCATGGTGGGCCCGCTGCTGGCCATGGGCCTCACCTTCCTCTTCACCATCGTCCAGGCCTCGCGCAGCGAGCAGCAGCTGCGCCACTTCATCACCGACGTGCTCGGCCGCTACGTGAGCCCCGAGGTGGCGCGGCTCGTCACGCGCGACCTGCGCCAGCTCACCCGCCCGGAGCTGCGCGAGGTGACGGTCTTCTTCTGCGATCTGGACGGCTTCTCGCGGTTGTCCGGCGCGCTGCCACCCGAGCGGCTCGTGCAGTTCCTCAACGAGTACCTGACGGAAGTGACGGACGTGGTGCGCGCCACGCGCGGGCAGGTGGACAAGTACATGGGGGACGCGGTGATGGCCTTCTGGGGCGCGCCCGTGCGCACCGAGCGCCACGCCCACCACGCCTGCGAGGCCGCGCTGGTGGTGCGCTCCACGCTGCTCGCGCGCCAGGAGTACTGGACGAAGACGTACGGCCACGCGGTGCAGTGCCGCATCGGCATCGACAGCGGCGAGGTGCTGGTGGGCGGCATGGGCAGCGCGCTCGAATCCAAGTACTCGGTGCTGGGCCGCTCGGTGAAGTTCTCCATGTACCTGGAGGGGCTCAACCGCGGCTATGGCACCTTCGTGCTCGTGGGCGACGGGGTGGCGCGCCTGGCCCAGGACGGCTACGTCTTCCGCGAGGTGGATCGGGTCCGCCCCAAGGGGCGCACCGAGTCCACGCGTCTGCACGAGCTGGTGGGCCGCAAGGGCGAGGTGCAGGCGGCGGCCCAGGCGCACCTGTCGCTGCACGAGCAGGCGCTCACCGCGTACCACGAGCGGCGCTTCGACGAGGCACTGGCGCTGTTCTCCCGGAGCGTGGAGGAGTTCCAGGATCCCGTGGCGCGCGTCTACATCGAGCGCTGCCGCGCCTTCGTCCAGAAGCGTCCGGCGGAGGACTGGGACGGCGTGTTCGTGCTCGAGGGGCCGTGA
- a CDS encoding M23 family metallopeptidase, translating to MISPSCRRLPLLLLVLGLSAFAAEPSPQLLLQPTRARPGDPVLVTVRGSKEAPTGTLGERALRFFPVPGGFAALIGLPVEQVPGQLPLTVSVAGAPGAEPTRLTHMLDVVEPGWRTRTLKVANKFVKPPPEVEARMEADQAAFNTAFAQPFAEPLFDKAFVLPRKARVTAPYGDLRTFNGQKQSQHFGTDLSGGTGTPVSAANGGTVVMTRDNYAAGNTVLIHHGAGLYTAYFHLSAIAVKEGERVKRGQLLGKVGNTGRVTGPHLHWGARVDNLWVDPTTLLQLQFTASDRSTSGGASRETR from the coding sequence GTGATCAGCCCGTCCTGTCGGCGTCTGCCCCTCCTCCTGCTCGTCCTCGGCCTGTCGGCCTTCGCCGCCGAGCCCTCGCCCCAGCTCCTGCTCCAGCCCACCCGGGCCCGGCCGGGCGACCCCGTCCTCGTCACCGTGCGAGGGTCGAAGGAGGCCCCCACGGGAACGCTCGGAGAGCGCGCCCTGCGCTTCTTCCCCGTCCCCGGAGGCTTCGCCGCCCTCATCGGCCTTCCCGTGGAGCAGGTGCCGGGACAACTCCCGCTGACGGTGAGCGTGGCGGGTGCTCCGGGAGCGGAGCCCACGCGCCTCACCCACATGCTGGACGTGGTGGAGCCTGGATGGCGCACGCGCACGCTGAAGGTGGCCAACAAGTTCGTGAAGCCCCCACCCGAGGTGGAGGCCCGCATGGAGGCGGATCAGGCCGCCTTCAACACCGCCTTCGCGCAGCCCTTCGCCGAGCCCCTCTTCGACAAGGCCTTCGTCCTGCCGCGCAAGGCGCGCGTCACCGCCCCCTATGGGGACCTGCGCACCTTCAACGGGCAGAAGCAGAGCCAGCACTTCGGCACGGATCTCTCCGGAGGCACGGGCACGCCCGTCTCCGCCGCCAACGGGGGCACGGTGGTGATGACGCGCGACAACTACGCCGCGGGCAACACGGTGCTCATCCACCACGGAGCCGGCCTCTACACGGCCTACTTCCACCTGTCGGCCATCGCCGTGAAGGAGGGCGAGCGCGTGAAGCGCGGACAGTTGCTCGGCAAGGTGGGCAACACGGGCCGCGTCACCGGGCCCCATCTGCACTGGGGTGCCCGCGTCGACAACCTGTGGGTGGACCCCACGACACTGCTCCAACTTCAATTCACCGCTAGCGATCGTTCCACTTCGGGGGGCGCTTCTCGCGAAACGCGCTGA
- a CDS encoding phage holin family protein: MAVSSEQTERGLGPLVARLTDGLTRLVSQHLTLARAEMVEDARLVGADLARIAAFVPFVLVGYGFLCAALAVALAKWLGIAGSLALVGGFNLVGGIVGVSRSAARLKAHRVMDETKNELNRSVTALAQSEGPHGR, encoded by the coding sequence ATGGCTGTGAGTAGCGAACAGACGGAGCGCGGCCTGGGCCCGCTCGTCGCGCGGTTGACAGATGGCCTCACCCGACTGGTGTCGCAGCACCTGACGCTGGCGCGCGCGGAGATGGTGGAGGACGCGCGCCTGGTGGGCGCGGATCTGGCGCGCATCGCCGCCTTCGTCCCCTTCGTGCTGGTGGGCTACGGCTTCCTGTGCGCGGCACTCGCCGTGGCGTTGGCGAAATGGCTGGGCATCGCCGGGTCGCTGGCGCTGGTGGGCGGATTCAACCTCGTGGGCGGCATCGTGGGCGTGTCCCGCTCCGCCGCCCGCCTCAAGGCACATCGGGTCATGGACGAAACGAAGAACGAACTCAATCGCAGTGTGACGGCGCTCGCCCAGTCGGAGGGTCCTCATGGCCGCTGA
- a CDS encoding TetR/AcrR family transcriptional regulator has protein sequence MSQRQSKSVEAGSRENERRHTILRAAIDVFARKGYHGCRIADVAREAGVAYGLVYHYFKNKDELLETVAETGWGGFVSRIRAVAEDESTSLEAKVRGIADVAFEAYRVDPRAVKVLILEIARSPAGGHVASRQQAFLDVIRMAADMFARAQAAGQLRPELDPMLCASLLCGSIEMGLTAFVSGLMEDRSPEALERAKVQIAESFLRGVLPSSAPLTEASWKQESPSSGTKPKVGKRV, from the coding sequence GTGAGTCAGCGGCAGAGCAAGTCGGTGGAGGCAGGGAGCCGGGAGAACGAGCGCCGCCACACCATCCTGCGCGCGGCGATCGACGTGTTCGCCCGCAAGGGCTACCACGGCTGCCGCATCGCCGACGTGGCACGTGAGGCGGGCGTGGCCTATGGCCTCGTCTACCACTACTTCAAGAACAAGGACGAGCTGCTCGAGACCGTTGCCGAGACGGGCTGGGGTGGCTTCGTCTCGCGCATCCGCGCGGTGGCCGAGGACGAGAGCACCTCGCTCGAGGCCAAGGTGCGCGGCATCGCCGACGTGGCCTTCGAGGCCTACCGCGTGGATCCCCGCGCGGTGAAGGTGCTCATCCTGGAGATCGCCCGCAGTCCCGCGGGCGGCCATGTGGCCAGCCGGCAGCAGGCCTTCCTGGACGTCATCCGCATGGCGGCGGACATGTTCGCCCGCGCCCAGGCCGCCGGGCAGTTGCGCCCGGAGCTGGATCCCATGCTCTGCGCGTCGCTGCTGTGCGGCTCCATCGAAATGGGGCTCACCGCCTTCGTGTCCGGGTTGATGGAAGACCGCAGCCCCGAGGCCCTGGAACGGGCCAAGGTGCAGATCGCCGAGTCCTTTCTGCGCGGCGTGCTTCCCAGCTCCGCCCCGCTCACGGAGGCGTCATGGAAGCAGGAGAGTCCGTCGTCCGGTACGAAGCCGAAGGTGGGCAAGCGCGTCTGA
- a CDS encoding helix-turn-helix domain-containing protein, whose amino-acid sequence MSELGKRIGQRIRELRTQRPERWTQEELAERAQISVSFLSMIERGERVAHVETLAALANALGVSLGELFAGTEETPAQTEDLLRPLSDFARARGLTARDVDRLLGVARAMFNGSVA is encoded by the coding sequence GTGTCGGAACTCGGAAAACGTATCGGACAGCGGATTCGTGAACTTCGCACCCAGCGCCCGGAGCGCTGGACGCAAGAAGAGCTCGCGGAACGGGCACAAATCAGCGTCTCCTTCCTTTCGATGATTGAAAGAGGAGAGCGGGTGGCCCATGTGGAAACCCTTGCCGCCCTGGCGAATGCCCTGGGCGTGAGCCTCGGCGAGCTCTTCGCCGGAACAGAGGAGACACCGGCCCAGACGGAGGATCTGCTGCGGCCGTTGTCGGACTTCGCCCGCGCCCGGGGCCTGACCGCCCGGGACGTGGATCGCCTGCTGGGCGTGGCGCGCGCCATGTTCAACGGCTCGGTGGCCTGA
- a CDS encoding YtxH domain-containing protein — translation MISAKDLKNFDKDDLLDLFGLETKKGPTDWLLPTLGAFSVGVLLGAGLGLLIAPKPGAQLRDDLRNRLREGQDALANATGQSRSEAATRNV, via the coding sequence ATGATCAGTGCCAAGGATCTGAAGAACTTCGACAAGGACGATCTGCTCGACCTGTTCGGGCTGGAGACCAAGAAGGGCCCCACGGACTGGCTGCTGCCCACGCTGGGCGCCTTCTCCGTGGGCGTCCTGCTGGGCGCGGGCCTCGGCCTGTTGATCGCCCCCAAGCCCGGCGCCCAGCTTCGCGATGACCTGCGCAACCGCCTGCGCGAGGGCCAGGACGCCCTGGCCAACGCGACCGGCCAGAGCCGCTCCGAGGCCGCGACCCGGAACGTCTGA
- a CDS encoding DUF3618 domain-containing protein — protein MAAENKARSTPRTPEEIRAEIERTRAELSQSVSALREEVAWRTDWREWVMRRPLACVGAAFFIGFLIGNSQRR, from the coding sequence ATGGCCGCTGAGAACAAGGCGCGCTCCACGCCGCGCACCCCCGAGGAGATCCGCGCGGAGATCGAGCGCACCCGGGCCGAGCTCAGTCAGTCCGTGAGCGCCCTGCGCGAGGAGGTCGCGTGGCGCACCGACTGGCGCGAGTGGGTGATGCGCCGGCCCCTGGCGTGCGTGGGCGCGGCTTTCTTCATCGGATTTCTCATCGGCAATAGCCAACGGCGCTGA
- a CDS encoding endonuclease/exonuclease/phosphatase family protein, which yields MGLTLVSYNIHSGIGTDGRFDLERVEEVLREVDADLIALQEVGDYRGLTPREDHPEHLAKQLGLHLAFGSNVERAGRRYGNAILSRLPILRSRNYDLSVGDNEPRGALRCDLELGGGQQLHLFCLHLGLGIRERRRQESLLLSSDILRDAVRSVPLVVCGDFNYWGPGAVRGLARQAIHDAALELERRDRTFPSRFPLLRLDRIYVDEGVRPLSLQAHRTPLSELASDHLPLVLRFETRVQPRVSDSAPVQLIG from the coding sequence GTGGGGCTGACGCTCGTCTCCTACAACATCCACAGTGGAATCGGGACGGATGGTCGCTTCGATCTGGAGCGGGTGGAGGAGGTGCTGCGTGAAGTCGACGCGGACCTCATCGCGCTCCAGGAAGTGGGGGACTACCGGGGCCTGACGCCCCGGGAGGATCACCCCGAGCACCTGGCGAAGCAGTTGGGGCTGCACCTGGCATTCGGCTCCAACGTGGAGCGCGCCGGCCGCCGCTACGGCAACGCCATCCTCTCCCGGCTGCCCATCCTCCGCTCGCGCAACTACGACCTGAGCGTGGGCGACAACGAGCCCCGGGGCGCCCTGCGCTGTGACCTGGAGCTGGGCGGGGGCCAGCAGTTGCACCTCTTCTGCCTGCACCTGGGGCTCGGCATCCGCGAGCGCCGCCGGCAGGAGTCCCTGTTGCTGTCCTCCGATATCCTCCGCGACGCCGTGCGCAGCGTGCCGCTCGTGGTGTGTGGGGACTTCAACTATTGGGGGCCCGGCGCGGTGCGCGGCCTGGCGCGTCAGGCCATCCACGACGCGGCCCTGGAGCTGGAGCGCCGTGATCGCACCTTCCCCTCCCGCTTTCCGCTGCTGCGGCTGGATCGCATCTACGTGGACGAGGGCGTGAGGCCGCTGTCGCTCCAGGCCCACCGCACCCCCCTGTCCGAGCTGGCCTCGGATCACCTGCCGCTCGTGCTGCGCTTCGAGACGCGGGTGCAGCCGCGGGTGTCGGACTCCGCTCCGGTGCAGCTCATCGGCTGA